TTGTAGTGCGGGATCACCTTTTCGGCACCGTAATAGCTCAGCGTCAGCAGGCTGCCGCCGCCCTTGCCGGTCTCCGGATCATAGGGCGTCATCATCGCCGACGCGCGCTTGCACACCGCGACGAACGAATAGACGCTGATGTTCATCGTCATCAGGAAATTGTCGAGACTGGTGTCGACATAGCCGCCGCGCAGCTCGTTCTTGTCCGAGAAGCCGATGGCGTGGACCACGAAGTCGATCGTCGGCCAGCGTTCGGCGAGCGTCGCGAACGCGGTATCCAGCGCGGCCATGTCGGACACGTCGCAATCGATCAGGAAATCGCTGCCCAGCTCTTCGGCGAGCGGACGCACGCGCTTTTCCAGCGCCTCGCCCTGATAGCTGAACGCCAGTTCCGCGCCCTGCTCGCGCAGCTTCTTCGCGATGCCCCATGCCAGCGAACGATCATTGGCCAGACCCATGATCAGCCCGCGCTTACCCTGCATCAATCCGGTCACGTCGGCTTAACCTCCTGCTCTTGAGGCCCCTCTAGCGCTTCCTCGGGCGTTTCCGCCAGTGCCGCGTTTAACTCCGCCCCCACAACGACTCCAAGCCCGATGATGAAGAAGAAGATCAGCGCGATCATCACCCCCGCCAGGCTGCCATAGGTAAGATCGTAGCTGCCCAGCGACGACAGCGCGCGCGGCAGCAGCGCGGTGGTCGCCATCCACCATGCGGTGACGAAGGCGGGACCGGGCCATTTGGGGCATTTCGCCTTGCGGTATTTCCGCGGGGTCAGCGAGTAGAACAGCATGTAGAGCGCGCCGAACAGCGCCAGCGCAGGCACGAAACGCGTATAGCTGACCAGCCGCTGCGCTTCGACCGCGAAGGGGAACACCTTGTAGATGAACTGCTCGACACCGGTCAGCACCACCTGAAAGCTGAACGCGACCATCGCGAGGATCACCGACCCCACCGCCACGCCGATCGCACCCAGCCGGTATCGCCAGAAGGGCGTCGACGACTGGGTGCCATAGGCCTGGCGCAGGATGCCGCGCACCGTTTCGATGAAGCCGGCGGTGGTCCACAGCCCGACGATCGCGCCGAACCACAGCAGATTGCCGGTCCGCGCCTCGAGCACGTCCTGTACCGGTTGGCGCAGCACATTGGCGACTTCGGGGGGCACGGTGTGGAGGAAGGCGTTGAGCGCGTGGAGGCCCTCTCCCGTCCGCCCGATCAGCCGGGCGAGCGCCGCCGCGACGATGAAAAAGGGGAACAGGGTGATCAGCGATAGGTAAGCGAGGTTCCCGGCATAGGTGAACCCATCGGTATAGGTGCCGATCGCCACCCGCTTCAGCACGACGAAGAACCGGTCCTTCACGCCCAGCGACTTCAGCCCGCCGGTCAGCGCCGTGCCGAATCCCCGGCGGCGTGCCTCCGGAGATTCGGGCGAAATGCCTGGCGGTTGTTGTGGCTCCACGCGGGGTCAGACGCCCATCTTCGCGCGCGGGTTCCCCTGATCGCGCGATTGCCAGCCCTCGACAAAGGCGCGCAGTTCGGCGTCGTCGGCGGGCAGATCGACCATCAGCGTGACCAGCAGATCACCGCGCGTGCCGCCCTTCTTGTGGAAACCGCGCCCTTTCAGCCGAAGTGTCTTGCCCGAAGTCGCGCCCTTGGGGACGGTCAGCATCACCGCGCCTTCCGGAGTGGGCACGCGCACCTGCTCGCCCAGCACAGCTTCGGAAAGGGTGATCGGCAAGTCCAGGCGGATATCGTCGCCACTGCGCTTGTAGAAAGCATGCGGCTGGACCTCGATCGTGACGATCGCGTCGCCCGCGCCGCCCTGTCCGGGATCGCCCTTGCCGCTCAGCCGCATCTGGGTGCCGCTCTCGACTCCTGCGGGGAGCTTGAGGTCGATCGTCTTGCCGTCGCGCAGCGTGATCCGCTGCGGCGCGAGCTTTGCCGCATCCTCGAAACCGACCGACAGGCGATAAGCGACGTTCGCGCCCTTGGGCGGAGGCTGACGCCGGCCGAAGCCGCCAAAGCCGCCGCTGAACCCGCCCCCGGGCTGCTGCGCGCCACGACGCGCGCCGCCGCCGAACAGGCCCTCGAAAATGTCGCCGAAATCGCCGCTGTCGCCGCCGAAATCCTGCTGGCGGAAGCCGCCCTGCGGACCGCCGCCGCCGCCGAAACCGCCAAAGGGCGAGGTCGGATTGCCGTCGCCATCGATCTCGCCGCGATCGAAGCGGGCGCGCTTGTCCTTGTCGGTCAGCAGGTCATAGGCCTGCGTCACCGTGCTGAAGCGCTCGGTCGCCTTGGGATTATCCTTGTTCTTGTCCGGGTGCAGCTCCTTGGCGAGCTTGCGGTAAGCCTTTTTGATATCGGCTTCGGCCGCGCCGCGCGGAACACCCAAAGTCTGGTACGGATCTGCCATTATTTCCCTCTTCGACGCGCCGTACATCGGCGCGCCCGGGCAATATCGCAACCCTATCCGGTCACTTCTTCCAAGGGTTCCACATCGACCGAGACGTCCATCTTCTGCGCGCCGGAGCCGAGCACGATGCCGTCGATCGGCGCGATATCGGCATAGTCGCGGCCGATCGCCACCACGACATGATCCTCGGCCATCCAGATGCCGTTGGTCGGATCGACGCCGACCCAGCCGAGAGCGGGGCCGCACCAGATCAGCACCCAGGCATGGGTGGCGTCCGCGCCGACCAGCCGGGGCTGGCCCGGCGGCGGCAAGGTGCGCAGATAGCCCGAGACATAGGCGGCGGGCAGCCCGGCGGCGCGCAGGCCCGAAATCATGATCTGCGCGAAATCCTGACAGACCCCTTTTCGCTTGTCGAACGCCTGACGCGGCGGCGTATCGACCAGCGTCGCGGCCGGATCGAAATCGAACTCGCGCTGGATGCGCAGCGCAAGGCCGATCGCCGCGTCGAGCACGCCGCGCGACGGATCCAGCTCCTGCGCGCACCATGCCGCGATCTGCGGGTCGAGCGGGATCAGCGGCGAAGGGAAGATATAGCTGGCGGGGCTGGCCGGCGACATGTCGCGGCTCTGCCGCGCCCATAGCGCGATCTGCGCCAGCGTGGGATCGGTCGGCGAGGGCACCGGGATCGGGCGGTCGACCCGCACCCGCGCGGTGCTTTCGATCGTCAGCGTGCGCGTGCGCACCTCGACCACCAGCCGCACGACATTGGCCAGCCCCGCCTCGGCGCGGGCCGGCGAGACGCGGCCGCCCGGCTGGATCGTCAGCTTGTAGTCCTCGACTTCCTGCCCCGACCACAGGATCGGCTGAAGCCGCAGATTGCAGCGCGAGAAACCCACAGGCTGGGCATATTCGAACCGCGTCACATGCTTGATGGCATAAAGCATCACGCGAGGATCATGCCTGCTTCGCGCAGCGGCTCGGCGCCCTGAAGGAAGTATCGCCGCGCGATTTCCTGCGACAATGCGCCGAGGCGGTTCTCCAGATCCCACAGCATCGGCGTGTCGATGCTGGTCGCGCGCGCGGTGACCATGATCGCGGCAAGCTGGCGCGCCTGTTCCTGTTGCGGCTCGGCAAGGCCGTCGTCGGACAACACCGGCAGCTTGTTGAGATGCGCGGTCAGCTTGCCGATCTGGAACGCGATGGCGCGCGGATTATAACTGTCGAGCGTGACCAGATCGAGCACGGGTACGCGCGCGATGCCGGTCAGGTAGCGCTGGCGATAGCTGATCTGGCTGTCGGCAAGGTCGAGCAGGGTCGAGAGATCGTCGGCGGTCGCCTCGGCCCCGCCGAACGCACGGACCATGCGCACCGCGGCCACGGCGCGCTCGATCCGGCGGCCAAGATCGAGGAAGCGCCACGCATCGGTACGCCCCATATGCTCGGCGGACAGCCCGGCCAGCGCCGAATAGCGCCGCTGGAGGGATCCCGCCTTGTCGAGCAGCGAGCCCTTGGCCGGGAAGGGCGCATCGAGCAGCTGGATCATGTCGGCCGACAGGCGATCGCGCGAAACTTCCCCGATGCCCTTCGCCTGAAGATTGATCGCGCGAATCGAATACCAGCTGGCTTCGTCCTCCAGCGCGGTCTTCGCGAATTGCTGGAGATCGGCGCGGCGGAGCGATTTGGGCGCGGGCGCCGCGCCATTGGCGACAACGAGGTTGACCAGCTTCTGCACCGTTCCGGGCTCGAGCGCCGCGCCGGTATCCGCGCTGATCGAATGACCGAGGAGCACGCGCAACGCCGCCAGCTGCGCTTCGCCACGCTCCAGATAGCGGCCGAGCCAGAAGAGATTGTCCGCCACGCGACTGGGCAAGGTGCCCGGATTGCGCCGCAACTGGGTCGAATCGCCCGAAGGGAGCAGCGAGACCGGCGCTACCGGATCGGGGCCGTGGATGCAGACATCGGCCGACCAGACGCCTTCGCCCATCACCGGCGCGCGCACGTCGGGATGCTCGCCGATTCGCGCGAAGCCGCCGGGCATCACCGTCCATTCGCCATCCACCCCGCGCGCGGCGAACACGCGCACGGTGAAGGGCCGCGGCGCCAGCGCATCTTCGGACACCACCGGCATGGTCGAAAGCGTGACCACTTCCTGCCCGACATAATCCTGCGGCCGGCGGGCCATGTCCGCCATCAGCGCCGCGCGCGCATCGCCGGTGATCGCCGAACCGAGCGCCGCCCCGTCCGGCAGCCCCAGCGGCGATGGCCCGAAGGCGGGCGAGATCAGCAGCGTATCGAGCGCGCCTTCGACGTGGCAGCGCGCATCGTCCTGCCCGCACCACCAGGTCGCGATATTGGGCAGCTTGAGCCCCTCGCCCAGCATGCTCTGCGCCAGCGCTGGGAAGAAGGCAGAGAAGGCCGGCGCCTCGAGCACCGCCACGCCCGGCGCGTTGGCGATCACGACATTGCCCGCCGCCATCGCATCGACCACGCCCGGCACGCCGATCGCCGAATGCGAATCGAGCGCGAGCGGATCCAGCATCCGCGGATCGAGCCGCCGCCAGATCGCGTCGATCCGCTTGAGCCCCGCGATCGTGCGCACGTAAAGCTGATCGTCGAGCACAGCGAGATCGGCGCCCTCGACCAGCAGGAAACCGAGATAGCGCGCCAGATGCGCCTGCTCGGCATAGCTGGGGTTGAGCCGACCCGGCGTGAGCAACGCGATGCGCGGATCGGTGCGGCGGCACAGCTCGGCCAGCCCCGCCTTGAACGCCGCGAAGAAGGGCGCGTGGCGTTCGATGTTGAGCCGGTTCTGCAACCCGCCCAGCGTGCGCGCCATCGCCAGCCGGTTCTCCAGCGCATAGCCCGCGCCGGCCGGTGCGCGGAGGTGATCGGCAAGGACGCGCCATTCGCCCGAAGGCCCACGGCACAGATCGAACGCGACGAACTGGAGGTGATAGCCCCCCGGTGGGACGAGATGCGTCAGCGGACGGAGAAAGAACGGGCTGCCGGTGACGAGCGCGGCCGGGATATTGCCCTCGCGGACCAGCGCGCCCTCGCCATAGATATCGGCGAGAATCTTCTCCATCAGCTCGGCGCGCTGGCAAATCCCCTCCGAGATTCCGCGCCACTCGTCCGATTCGATCAGCAGCGGCACGGGCGAGAGCGGCCAGGGGCGCTCCTCGCCTTCGCCTGCGATACGGAAGCCGGTGCCGATATCGTCGGCGTGGCGCTGCGCGCGCTCACGGGCATGTTCCAGCGTGTCGCCCGAAAGCCCGGCCAGTTCCTCGAACACCGCCGTCCATGCCGCGTCGTCGCCCTGTCCGGCGCACAGCACGTCGCTCGCCCGGCCCGGCGCGCAATAATCCGCGATCCAGCGGCCGGCGATCGTGCCTGCGTCGAACAATCCCATCGCGGCCTGGCTCGCCATATCGCCCCTTCGGTCCCCATCCGGCTGATGGGGGAAACGATGCTGCCATGCAACAAGGTTCGGACACCGCCCAGTGTCCCATCGGTCACACCGGCGCGAAATGCGCCGTCGGCGTCCGCCGGACGAAGCGGAGCAAGCCGCCAGCCAAGGAGTCGTTCCTCGACACCAAATCGGCGGGAGCGTAGAGGCTCGCCCATGACCACCGATCCGTTCGCCCTGTTCGACAGCTGGTACGCCGAAGCCCGGAAAACCGAACCCAACGACTCCAACGCGATGGCGCTGGCGACAGTCGATGCGGCGGGCCAGCCTTCGGTGCGGATGGTGCTGCTCAAGGGGCACGGGCCCGACGGCTTCGTCTTCTATACCAATCGCGAGAGCCGCAAGGCAGGCGAGCTGGAGGCGGTGCCCAAGGCCGCCCTGCTGTTCCACTGGAAGTCGCTGCGCCGCCAGATTCGCATCGAAGGCACGATCACGCGCGCCGCCGACGCGGAGAGCGACGCCTATTTCGCCACGCGCCACCGCGATTCGCAGCTCGGCGCCTGGGCCAGCGACCAGTCGCGCCCGCTGGCCGACCGCGAGACGTTCGAAGCGCGGTTCGAGGAAATGCGCGCCCGCTTCGAAGGCGGCGACGTGCCGCGCCCGCCGCATTGGGGCGGTTACCGCGTGACGCCGGGCCGCATCGAATTCTGGCAGGACCGCGCGCACCGTCTGCACGAACGCCGCGTCTTCACCCGCGGGGGGAACGACTGGAACGAAGGCCTGCTGTACCCGTGAGCAATCTCGCCCAGCGCGCCGCCATCGCCAGTGTCGCGGCGGCGATCTTCCTTGGCCTGCTCAAGGGCTGGGCGGCATGGATGACCGGATCGGTCGCGGTGCTGGCCAGCCTGGCCGACTCGGTGCTCGACCTGTTCGCCTCGCTGGTGACTTTGGGCGGCGTGCGCTGGGCCGCGCAGCCCGCGGACAAGGAACATCGCTTCGGCCACGGCAAGGCCGAGGCGCTGGCTGCGCTGTTTCAGGTCGTCGTCATTTCGGTCTCGGCCTTCGCGATCCTCGTTCGCGCGATCGAGCAGTTCATGGCCGGCGGCACGACCGAAGCGCCTGAGTTCGGCATCGGCGTTTCGCTGGTGGCAATCTTCATCACTCTGGCGCTCACCCGCTATCAGGCGATGGTCGTCAGCCGCACCGGATCGATCGCGATCACCACCGACCGGGTGCATTACATGTCGGACCTGCTGCTGAACGGCGCGGTGATCGCCGCGCTGCTGCTCGATGCGGTGGTGGGCCTGCGCGGCGCGGACGCGCTGTTCGGTGTGGCGATCGCCTTCTGGCTGTTCTTTGGCGCGTGGAAGGCTTCCGAAGCCGCGCTCGACCAGTTGATGGACCGCGAATGGCCCGACGAGAAGCGCCGCCGCCTTGTCGAGATCGCCTCGGGTCATCCGCAGCTGAAGGGCCTGCACGATCTGCGCACCCGCACCAGCGGATCGAGCGACTTCGCGCAATTCCACATCTGGCTCAACCCGGCGATGAGCGTCGCCGAAGCGCATGACATCACCGACTCGCTCGAACGCCATCTAGAAGCCGAATTCCCCGGCACCGAATTCCTCATCCATGTCGATCCCGAAGGCCAGAGCGATACCGACAACCCGCTGACCGAAACCGACGAGACCGAGTTGCTCAGGAAAGACCCGCAATGAAGCTGCCCTTCGTCCAGATCGACGCATTCGCCGACCGGCCCTTCACCGGCAATCAGGCCGCGGTGATGCCGCTCGACGCGTGGCTCGACGATACGGTGCTTCAGGCAATCGCGGAGGAAAACAATCTCGCCGAGACCGCCTTCATCATCCCCGACGCCAGCGGCGCGGCGGATTACGAGCTGCGCTGGTTCACCCCTGCGGTGGAAGTCGCGCTGTGCGGCCATGCGACGCTGGCAAGCGGACACTATGTCCTCGGCCAGTTTCCAGACCGCGAGCGGGTAACCTTCCGCACCCGCAAGGCTGGCATCCTCGAAGTGGCGCGGGACGGCGACGGTTATGCGATGGCCTTGCCCGCCTATCCGCCCGAACCCGCGGAATTGCCCGAGATCCTCGCCGCGCTCGGCGTGACCAGCGGCGAAACGCTGCGCCACCCGAACGGCTACGACCTCGTCGTCCTCGACAGCGCCGAAGCCGTGCTGGCGCTTCAGCCCGATTTCAAGGCGCTGGCGGCGATCGGCGACACGCTCAACATCGTCACTGCGCCGGGCACCGATACCGACGTGGTCAGCCGCGTCTTCGCCCCGGCGGCGGGAATCGACGAGGATCCGGTGACGGGTTCGGCGCATTCGGTACTGACGCCCTATTGGGCCGCGCGATTGGGCCGCACCCGCTTCACGGCCTATCAGGCGAGCAGGCGCGGCGGCCATGTCGGCTGCGAACTCTCAGGCGACCGCGCGATCCTGCGCGGGAAATGCGTCACGGTGATCGAGGGCGTGTTCACGCTGTGAAGCGTCAATAGACGTCCTTGAACGACCAGCCGCTCAGGCCGATCAGGTGCAGGCCGACCGCGCGGATGGCACCATCGTCCGGGCTCCAGCGCTTGAAGAAACGATAGCCTGCGCGATCGACGCCCTCGATGATCCACTCGGAGCCATCCATGCCCAGTTCGCAGTTGGCCGGCGCCTGATCGAAGATCGCATTTCTCGCCATCACGCCGCGCAGCCCTTGCACCTCTGCCGCGGTCATTGCCCGATCGACCCTTTTGGCAATCTTCCCCGGATCATAGCCACCGGCGCCGGACAATTGCCTTGCGGCGAGACGAAAGCCGCCGCCGGGCACCGGCTCGACGCGAATCACGACAGGTGCGTGGAACGTGCGCAGCCAGGTGAAGCGAAGGATGAAGTCGTCGCCCGATGGTGGCTTTCTTGCGGCCACGTAAAGCGAAGGCTCCTGCGCCGCGCGGAGATGCTTCGAGAACCAGCCATTCTCGAAATCACTGAGGATGGGCATCGGACGGCCATTGTCACGGCAGCTGAGGGGGGTCGTGGCCAGAGCGGGCGGGAAATAAGGGTCCGGCGGCATCTCGGCCGACGACAGGGCGATTTGCGCAAGGCTCCACGTCAAAGGTCCGATCATCGCCGATCTCTCTTCTGCCTTGTCAGACGGCCGCCATCTCCGCCCGTTCGGTCTCGGCGATCCAGCCACCGCCCAGTACACGCTCGCCGGCATAGAGCACCGCCGCCTGTCCCGGCGCAACGCCATATTCGGGCGTGTCGAACACCAGCCGCTCGCCATCGAAGCGCGCGGGGACCGGCTTGGCCATCGAGCGGACCTTCACGGTCATCTCGCCCGAATAGTCGCCGCCCAGCCAGTTGACGTTCTCGACTCGCGCGGCGCGGACCGCCAGTGCGCGCTTCGGCCCGACGATCACGTCGCGCGTCGCGGGATCGAGGCGCAGCACGTAGAGCGGCTCGGGGCTGCCGCCGATCTCGAGGCCGCGGCGCTGGCCCACGGTGAAGTGGATGAAGCCGCGATGCTCGCCCAGCTTGCGCCCGGCCTCATCGACGATCGCGCCGCCGGTCTCCGCCTCGGGACGCAGCTTCTTCACCAGCGTGGCGTAGTCGCCGTCGGGGACGAAGCAGATATCCTGGCTGTCGGGCTTGCCCGCCACGCCCAGCCCCAGCTCGGCCGCCAGTTCGCGAACCTGTGCCTTGGGCATGCCGCCCAGCGGAAAGCGCAGGAAATCGAGCTGCGCCGAAGTGGTGGCGAACAGGAAATAGCTCTGGTCGCGCGCCGGATCGTACGCGCGGTGCAGCTCCGCCCCCTGCGCGCCCATCACCCGCCGCACATAATGGCCGGTCGCGAGGCAATCCGCGCCGAGATCGCGCGCCAGCTTGAACAGATCGGTGAATTTCGGCCCCATATTGCATTTCACGCAGGGGATCGGGGTGCGCCCGGCGAGATATTCGTCGGCGAAATCGTCGATCACCGTCTCGCGGAAGCTGCTCTCGTGGTCGAAGACGTAATGCGCGATGCCCAGCTTGTCGCAAACCGCGCGCGCGTCGCGAATGTCGCGGCCCGCGCAGCAGCTGCCCGCACGGCCCACCGCTTCGCCATGATCGTAGAGCTGGAGCGTGACGCCGATCGTCTCCGCGCCCGTCCGCGCAGCGAGTCCCGCCACCACCGACGAGTCGACGCCGCCCGACATGGCAACGACGATGCGTCGTGCCTTGAGCGGCTCCGCCAGCTGGAAATCCCCGGTCATCATGGGCGCGCACATAGGGGCACGCGGCGTTTTGCGCCAGTCCGGGACGCTTCCGCCCCAGAATGGGACCAAGCGTTAAGCCCCCGTTTTCATGCCCTTTACCGGCCCTTCATTGATCCTCGTTAGGAATGGCCATCCGATAGAAATTCGATTGGATGTGTTTGTGGATTTGAGCTTCGCCAGGCTGGACAGGGATTTCGCGGTCACCGCGATGCCCACCGAGCTGGCGGTTCTGCTGGTCGGCGTAGCCGCGCGGCAGGCGTCGTCCCCGACCGCCCGGGCCCAGGCCCGGCTGGATCTGGTGACGCCGGCCGAAGCGCTGCTCGCTCCGCTGCACGCATCCTTTCACCGTGCCGTCGCTGCCGCGCTGAGAAGCTGGCAGCGGGAATGAAGACCGCGTTTACCGTGCCGTTTTAGCCGATGTTCAAGTCAGGTGAATTACGGTCGTTTCAGTGTTGAGTGAGAGGGGGCCCCCCGCCCCGATCGAGGTTGGTAGATGATTGAGAACCAGAAAATCCGTCCCGCGAAAGTGATTGGCCCGCTCGGCGAACCGCTGACGCTGGATTCGCTTCCCCCGCCCGAGACGACCCGCTGGGTCGTGCGGCGCAAGGCGGAAGTGGTCGCGGCGGTCAATGGCGGCCTGCTCAGCGTGGACGAAGTTTGCGCCCGCTACGGCCTGACCGTCGAGGAATTCGCCGGCTGGCAGCGCGCGATCGATCGCTCGGGGATGCCGGGACTGCGCGTGACGCGCATCCAGCATTACCGCTCGCTCTACGAGCGCCAGCAGAAATACTGATTTTCCCGCTCCCATCGGGAATGGAACGGCCCGCTTCCCGCGAGGGAGGCGGGCCGTTTCGGTTTTCGCGGTTGGGTGCGATCCTTACCTGATGTGAGGAACGTCGAACCCGCAGGGTTCGCAAGCGCGACAGCGCGCTGGCCGAAAGGCAGCCCCATCCGAGGCATGCGCGCAGCGCATAAGCCGCGAGATCGAACAAACCCTCATGGAACCAACCGGGCTCGTTACGACTTTTCCCATCCGCAAGCCCGGTGTGACGGGCTAAACGGAGGGACGGAACATGATCGGTCTTATTGTCTGGCTCGTTATCGGTGGTGTGGTCGGCTGGCTTGCCAGCCTCGTGATGCGCACCGATGGCCAGCAGGGTATCTTCCTGAACATCGTCGTCGGCGTCATCGGCGCCTTTGTCGGCGGGCTGCTGTTCGGCGGCTCGATCAACGAGACCCCGACCAACCCGATGGCGTTCATCGTGTCGCTGGTCGGCGCGATCATCCTGCTCGCGATCGTCAATCTGGTTCGCCGCGGCGCCGTCCGCTAAGCGAAGCCGGATCCGACAAAAAAGGGCCGCCCCGGCAGGGACGGCCCTTTTTTTTGCGTGCAAGGCCCCGCCTTACTTCAGCAGGAACCGCATGGTGACGGTCGCAGTGACTTCCTGCTCGCCGGCCTGCACGCTCACGCCCTTGGCATCGTAAGCGGCAAAGCGTTCCGCGGTGGGGAAGACCCGCGACGGCGACGCGTCCGAGATCGACAGGATGCGATCGACCCGCAGCCCCGACGCCTTGGCATAGAGTTCGGCGCGCGACCGCGCCTGCGCCACGGCATCGACTCGCGCTTCGTTCAGCGCTTCGGCAGGCTGGCTCAGCGTCAGGTTCGGACCCGAGATGGTGTTCGCGCCTTCCTTCACCAGCACGTCGAGGATCGCGCCCGATTTCGAAACGTCGCGGAAGCGCACGCTCACGCTGTTCGACGCCATATAGGCGAAGATCACCTGCGGCTGGCCGTCCACCGGATTGCGATATTGCGGCTGGAGCGAGATGTTCGAGGTCTGGATGTCACGCGGAGCAATGCCCGCCGCCTTCAGAGCGGCGACCACCCGGTTCATCCGCCCATTGTTCTGCGCCAGCGCTTCGGCGGCGGTCGCCGCCTGGGTCGTCACGCCTGCCTCGATGATCGCGACGTCGGGCACGCGAACCGAACGGCCCTCGGCGGTGATCTCGAGCAGCGTGCCTTCGTGCTGCATCATCGGCGGACGTGGCTGCATGTCCTGCGCCGCGGCGGGCAGCGCCGAAAAAGCCGCCAGCGCCGCCAGACCAAGAGTGATCGCCTTCATTCACCGTCTCCAAAAACGAATAGTCCCGCGAACGGCCTTGCCGCGCGCGGGACTAACCGAAACTGAATGAAGCGGATCGCGGCCGTTCAGGCGCGCTTCGCCATGACGAGGCGATACACGACCAGCAGAATCACCGCGCCGGCGGTAGCGGCGGCATAGGCCTGCCACGTGCTGTCGGCGATGGTCAGGCCCATCATCGGCGTCAGATACTTCGCCAGCAGCGCGCCCGCGATGCCCAGCAGGATCGTCACGATGATTCCGCCCGGATCCTTGCCCGGCATGATGAGCTTGCCGAGCGCACCCGCGACAAGGCCGATAAGAAGCCAACCGATGATACCTGTAGGCATGGGTAATCCTCCTGTTTCGGCCCGCCATTCCAGACCTGGGCGGAGCGTCGCGCCATGCAGCGGCCAATGCAACCCCGTTTCTTTGGCCGATTCTTCCGCCGCCGATTCGGACGGCGCTTCGGCCCGCTCTTCGGATCGTCGCGAACCCAACCGTTCCGGGCCATTCGCGAGCCGCTCGCGCTTGCGGAAACATATGGAAACAGGCAATGCGCGCACAGGGAGGAAACG
The sequence above is drawn from the Sphingomonas sp. G-3-2-10 genome and encodes:
- the mnmA gene encoding tRNA 2-thiouridine(34) synthase MnmA, giving the protein MMTGDFQLAEPLKARRIVVAMSGGVDSSVVAGLAARTGAETIGVTLQLYDHGEAVGRAGSCCAGRDIRDARAVCDKLGIAHYVFDHESSFRETVIDDFADEYLAGRTPIPCVKCNMGPKFTDLFKLARDLGADCLATGHYVRRVMGAQGAELHRAYDPARDQSYFLFATTSAQLDFLRFPLGGMPKAQVRELAAELGLGVAGKPDSQDICFVPDGDYATLVKKLRPEAETGGAIVDEAGRKLGEHRGFIHFTVGQRRGLEIGGSPEPLYVLRLDPATRDVIVGPKRALAVRAARVENVNWLGGDYSGEMTVKVRSMAKPVPARFDGERLVFDTPEYGVAPGQAAVLYAGERVLGGGWIAETERAEMAAV
- a CDS encoding DUF1153 domain-containing protein gives rise to the protein MIENQKIRPAKVIGPLGEPLTLDSLPPPETTRWVVRRKAEVVAAVNGGLLSVDEVCARYGLTVEEFAGWQRAIDRSGMPGLRVTRIQHYRSLYERQQKY
- a CDS encoding GlsB/YeaQ/YmgE family stress response membrane protein, with product MGLIVWLVIGGVVGWLASLVMRTDGQQGIFLNIVVGVIGAFVGGLLFGGSINETPTNPMAFIVSLVGAIILLAIVNLVRRGAVR
- a CDS encoding SIMPL domain-containing protein (The SIMPL domain is named for its presence in mouse protein SIMPL (signalling molecule that associates with mouse pelle-like kinase). Bacterial member BP26, from Brucella, was shown to assemble into a channel-like structure, while YggE from E. coli has been associated with resistance to oxidative stress.), whose translation is MKAITLGLAALAAFSALPAAAQDMQPRPPMMQHEGTLLEITAEGRSVRVPDVAIIEAGVTTQAATAAEALAQNNGRMNRVVAALKAAGIAPRDIQTSNISLQPQYRNPVDGQPQVIFAYMASNSVSVRFRDVSKSGAILDVLVKEGANTISGPNLTLSQPAEALNEARVDAVAQARSRAELYAKASGLRVDRILSISDASPSRVFPTAERFAAYDAKGVSVQAGEQEVTATVTMRFLLK
- a CDS encoding GlsB/YeaQ/YmgE family stress response membrane protein encodes the protein MPTGIIGWLLIGLVAGALGKLIMPGKDPGGIIVTILLGIAGALLAKYLTPMMGLTIADSTWQAYAAATAGAVILLVVYRLVMAKRA